A window from Deltaproteobacteria bacterium encodes these proteins:
- a CDS encoding ribonuclease H-like domain-containing protein, with protein LAGGTGTVAFLIGLGYFEAGEFVLEQLLLPRLGEEAPMLAYVAERIRLASMLVTYNGKSYDMPLIRNRWVLNRVKAADEIPHLDLLHCCRRVYGTMLEQMRLVNMEEEVLSFEREDDVPGFMIPGIFFQFLKDGEGLSLDPILEHNEYDILALAAMVGLLNNDLESPTADKDPRLTLAVARLQMRAKDRAASLQWLSHLTGADSPLETMLDGCLLGAKILQKEKSWQAARELLDEGLAFVGKDLEQAQRLSEVHLMLAKLCEHKLGALNQALKHAKAAELAEGEAGSLKRVERVERKIAKEQEAPACAS; from the coding sequence CTCGCCGGTGGTACAGGAACCGTCGCTTTCCTGATTGGGCTGGGGTACTTCGAAGCCGGTGAATTTGTGTTGGAGCAGCTTTTGTTGCCGCGCCTGGGTGAAGAGGCACCGATGCTTGCCTATGTGGCAGAACGAATACGGCTGGCAAGCATGCTGGTTACTTACAATGGTAAATCCTACGACATGCCATTGATTCGGAACCGCTGGGTTCTAAACCGCGTGAAGGCGGCCGATGAAATCCCGCATCTCGATTTACTGCATTGTTGCCGAAGAGTTTATGGGACCATGCTAGAGCAAATGCGCTTGGTGAATATGGAAGAGGAAGTCTTAAGCTTCGAGCGCGAAGATGATGTGCCGGGTTTTATGATTCCCGGAATATTTTTTCAGTTCCTCAAAGATGGTGAAGGCCTGTCGTTAGATCCCATTCTAGAACACAATGAATACGATATACTCGCTTTGGCGGCGATGGTGGGCCTACTCAACAACGACCTTGAATCCCCAACGGCCGATAAAGACCCCAGGTTAACTCTGGCCGTCGCACGCTTGCAGATGAGAGCGAAGGACCGAGCTGCATCTTTGCAGTGGCTATCACACCTTACCGGGGCAGACTCACCATTGGAGACGATGCTTGACGGTTGTTTACTTGGCGCTAAAATTCTTCAGAAAGAAAAATCGTGGCAGGCAGCTCGTGAACTCCTGGATGAAGGGCTAGCCTTTGTGGGTAAAGATTTAGAACAAGCCCAACGGTTAAGCGAGGTACACCTCATGCTTGCTAAATTATGCGAGCATAAGCTTGGCGCCTTAAACCAGGCATTGAAACACGCAAAAGCGGCGGAGCTGGCTGAAGGGGAGGCCGGTAGCCTTAAGCGGGTTGAACGGGTGGAAAGAAAAATAGCTAAAGAGCAGGAAGCACCGGCATGCGCATCTTAA
- a CDS encoding SDR family oxidoreductase, translating to MRILIAGCGDVGSHLGIRLEAAGHQVWGLRRDSSSLPNAIQGIDADLGSPNTLSVLPESLDLVYYTAAASGDRSEAGYRKAYIEGLRNVLNACLSNGSKLKHVFFTSSTSVYGQVGGEDVTESSLTNPQGYSGTVMLEAEQFLAEYEVPGTSVRFGGIYGPGRTYLIRTVADGTARLKSSEEHYTNRIHRDDCAGFLAHLCSLPAPAPLYLGVDDDPAPYNDVLRFIAAKLGQDVPEVSDQPRHDTMRGRSNKRCRNELLRSTGYKLLFPDFREGYSQLIADYHASGA from the coding sequence ATGCGCATCTTAATTGCGGGCTGTGGTGATGTGGGAAGCCATCTTGGTATTCGCCTTGAGGCAGCCGGTCATCAGGTTTGGGGCCTACGGCGTGATAGCTCGTCGTTACCCAATGCGATTCAGGGAATTGATGCTGATCTTGGGTCGCCTAATACATTGAGTGTATTGCCTGAGTCCCTCGACCTTGTCTATTATACCGCAGCAGCATCCGGTGACCGAAGTGAGGCAGGGTACCGAAAGGCTTATATTGAAGGGCTGCGCAACGTTCTCAACGCGTGCTTATCGAATGGCAGTAAACTCAAGCATGTCTTTTTTACCTCAAGTACGAGCGTTTACGGCCAAGTCGGAGGCGAAGATGTCACGGAGTCATCTTTAACCAATCCTCAGGGATATTCGGGCACGGTGATGCTCGAGGCTGAACAATTTTTAGCGGAATATGAGGTTCCCGGCACAAGTGTGCGCTTTGGCGGGATTTACGGGCCAGGGAGAACCTATTTGATTCGCACGGTGGCCGACGGCACTGCAAGGCTTAAGAGCAGCGAAGAGCACTATACCAACCGGATTCATCGGGATGATTGTGCTGGGTTTTTGGCTCATTTATGTAGCTTACCGGCTCCCGCTCCGCTTTATCTTGGGGTTGATGACGATCCGGCTCCTTACAATGATGTGCTACGGTTTATAGCCGCCAAGCTTGGCCAAGATGTTCCTGAGGTAAGTGACCAGCCTCGCCACGACACCATGCGGGGGCGCTCGAATAAGCGATGTCGCAATGAGCTTTTACGTTCCACGGGCTATAAGTTGCTTTTTCCTGACTTCCGCGA